Proteins encoded together in one Lathyrus oleraceus cultivar Zhongwan6 chromosome 5, CAAS_Psat_ZW6_1.0, whole genome shotgun sequence window:
- the LOC127083361 gene encoding protein MAIN-LIKE 2-like, translating into MSYNRCPRHCITQYRNLLDHLRPTDFIWRPYLNLDHDHEVNAEDAAVWTTCTPIIRFTTVEMHNTDRMKLQFSMVQNIPDPPASLGEWHMRKVNDQWNFNPWQNFARSECRKWKHRHDHVLTDAVMPNEVKPTRTYMAWYRSVGFQFIAEDMYLYDPRQASYTQ; encoded by the exons atgagttacaacagatgtccgagacactgtattactcagtatcgcaacctgttggatcaccttcgaccgacagac ttcatttggcgtccataccttaatctggatcatgaccatgaggtcaacgctgaagacgcagccgtatggacaacatgcacaccgataatacggttcacaactgtggagatgcacaacaccgatcgtaTGAAGCTGCAGTTCagtatggtccagaatatcccagatcccccagctagcctaggagaatggcatatgcgtaaagtgaacgaccaatggaacttcaacccttggcaaaactttgcaagatcggagtgtcgcaagtggaagcaccgtcatgaccatgtcttaactgacgcagtcatgccaaatgaggtaaaaccaactcgtacttatatggcttggtacagatcggttggttttcaattcatcgccgaagatatgtacctctacgacccacgccaggcAAGTTACACACAATAA
- the LOC127083358 gene encoding zinc transporter 8 isoform X3 translates to MGFKINIQVFVFSIFIFLIIPTLIAAECTCDEEDGDRNKSKALRYKIAALSSIMVASAIGVCIPLLGKVIPALSPEKDIFFIIKAFAAGVILSTGFIHVLPDAFENLTSPCLKEHPSGDFPFTGFVAMCTAMGTLMVDTYATAYFQNQNSKKTPTQVENHESTADEEHEEHVHVHTHASHGHAHGHISSDTSSELLRHRVVSQVLELGIIVHSVIIGISLGASESPKTIKPLVGALTFHQFFEGMGLGSCITQANFKNLSITVMGLFFALTTPVGIGIGIGISSVYDENSPTALIVEGIFNAASAGILIYMALVDLLAADFMNPRMQKSGTLRLGCNISLLLGAGAMSLIAKWA, encoded by the exons ATGGGATTCAAAATAAATATCCAAGTCTTTGTTTTTTCTATCTTCATTTTTCTCATAATCCCAACTCTAATAGCGGCCGAATGCACATGCGATGAAGAAGATGGAGATAGAAACAAATCCAAAGCTCTTCGTTACAAGATAGCAGCTTTATCATCAATCATGGTTGCAAGTGCAATTGGTGTTTGTATACCACTTCTTGGAAAAGTGATACCTGCTTTAAGCCCGGAAAAAGATATATTTTTTATCATCAAAGCCTTTGCTGCTGGTGTGATATTATCAACCGGTTTCATCCATGTGCTTCCTGATGCTTTTGAGAATCTCACTTCGCCATGTTTGAAGGAACATCCTTCGGGTGATTTTCCGTTTACTGGTTTTGTGGCTATGTGCACTGCAATGGGAACTCTAATGGTTGATACATATGCCACTGCTTATTTTCAAAACCAGAATTCTAAAAAAACACCGACACAAGTCGAAAATCATGAGTCAACAGCAGATGAAGAGCATGAAGAGCATGTGCATGTTCATACTCATGCCTCACATGGTCATGCACATGGCCATATTTCTTCGGATACATCATCAGAACTTCTTCGTCATAGGGTTGTATCACAG GTATTGGAGTTGGGAATTATTGTTCATTCGGTTATAATAGGAATTTCACTGGGTGCTTCAGAGAGTCCTAAAACCATAAAACCACTAGTAGGTGCATTGACTTTTCATCAGTTCTTCGAAGGCATGGGACTTGGAAGTTGTATAACTCAG GCAAATTTCAAGAATCTATCGATTACTGTCATGGGATTGTTCTTTGCTTTAACAACTCCAGTTGGAATTGGAATTGGCATAGGGATCAGTAGTGTTTATGATGAGAACAGTCCAACAGCCCTTATAGTTGAAGGAATCTTCAATGCAGCTTCAGCTGGGATCTTAATCTATATGGCACTTGTAGATCTTCTTGCTGCTGATTTTATGAATCCAAGGATGCAAAAAAGTGGTACTCTTCGATTAGGCTGTAATATATCACTTCTTTTAGGAGCTGGTGCCATGTCTCTTATAGCTAAATGGGCTTGA